One Polypterus senegalus isolate Bchr_013 chromosome 10, ASM1683550v1, whole genome shotgun sequence DNA segment encodes these proteins:
- the LOC120536696 gene encoding signal-regulatory protein beta-1-like isoform X1 — protein sequence MPLKKIVASDSAAKKKKEAMAVEIKNEIIDKYERGVRVTEAFLNQRGTLLPHSNPFPPPHLPIVSIKPARTLHKVVAGKFQFSIPHPEVAAPQHSDVLLPCIFANSRIELKDVLIVWRHDDAELIKFDAGQMNPTSRRVQLFVNEIERGNASLLLKDVIISDEGQYECGVVEAPNEEYGSIKFKVTVAPQVILNASLFVMDQPGMLECHAEGFYPRDISIKWFRGATSLPFQEAPQVRSNPDGTFSVLSVYKYTPSGGTANETVSCQVDHDSRNVPWVKMTRLQFHKRPSVTVTSQVLGQNKEQLLTCRLDGHYPDDIVVTWMKNGKALNKSELKGDGTYVTTESILLTSFNEKDNFACLVEQEGFKDPLTKIIPIEMEGGNSQSAITALSVVVGVLLILVLTLLCVVFLLIKRNHQLQTQERNHKQEGTGLLTKSDGGNVCGTSPTNQSDSIRSE from the exons atgcctctcaagaagattgttgcCTCAGATagtgctgcaaagaaaaaaaaggaagccaTGGCTGTTGAAATTAAGAATGAAATCATAGATAAATATGAGCGTGGTGTAAGAGTGACGGAAGCCTTCCTGAATCAGAGGGGGACTCTTCTTCCCCACAGTAACCCGTTTCCTCCTCCCCACCTCCCTATCGTCTCCATCAAGCCAGCCAGGACTCTTCATAAAG TGGTGGCAGGTAAATTTCAGTTCTCCATCCCACACCCTGAGGTCGCAGCACCCCAACATTCAGATGTGCTTCTGCCCTGCATTTTTGCAAATTCTCGGATTGAACTCAAAGATGTGCTGATTGTGTGGAGACATGATGATGCTGAGCTGATTAAGTTTGACGCTGGACAGATGAACCCCACATCCAGAAGGGTACAGCTGTTTGTAAATGAGATAGAGAGGGGCAATGCCAGTCTGCTGCTAAAGGATGTGATTATTAGCGATGAAGGGCAGTATGAGTGCGGTGTTGTCGAAGCACCGAATGAAGAATATGGCAGCATCAAGTTTAAAGTAACAG tTGCCCCTCAAGTTATTCTGAACGCTTCACTTTTTGTGATGGATCAGCCTGGCATGCTGGAGTGCCATGCTGAGGGCTTCTATCCAAGAGACATCTCTATTAAGTGGTTCAGAGGTGCAACAAGCCTCCCCTTTCAAGAAGCTCCTCAAGTGCGGAGCAATCCTGACGGCACGTTCAGTGTGCTGAGCGTTTATAAGTACACTCCTTCTGGTGGGACAGCGAATGAAACCGTCTCCTGTCAGGTAGACCACGATTCTCGAAATGTGCCCTGGGTGAAGATGACTCGCCTCCAGTTTCACA AGCGCCCTTCAGTGACAGTGACATCCCAAGTGCTGGGGCAGAACAAGGAGCAACTGTTGACCTGTCGCCTGGATGGACACTACCCGGATGACATTGTGGTAACctggatgaaaaatggaaaggctttAAATAAATCCGAGCTGAAGGGTGACGGCACATATGTAACCACAGAGTCAATTTTGCTGACCTCCTTCAATGAGAAAGATAATTTCGCCTGCTTGGTGGAACAGGAAGGATTTAAAGACCCCCTTACCAAAATCATTCCCATCGAGATGGAAG GAGGCAACTCCCAGAGCGCCATTACAGCTTTGTCCGTTGTTGTAGGAGTCCTGCTCATTTTGGTCCTGACTTTGCTGTGTGTTGTCTTTCTACTTATAAAGAGAA
- the LOC120536696 gene encoding tyrosine-protein phosphatase non-receptor type substrate 1-like isoform X2, giving the protein MPLKKIVASDSAAKKKKEAMAVEIKNEIIDKYERGVRVTEAFLNQRGTLLPHSNPFPPPHLPIVSIKPARTLHKVVAGKFQFSIPHPEVAAPQHSDVLLPCIFANSRIELKDVLIVWRHDDAELIKFDAGQMNPTSRRVQLFVNEIERGNASLLLKDVIISDEGQYECGVVEAPNEEYGSIKFKVTVAPQVILNASLFVMDQPGMLECHAEGFYPRDISIKWFRGATSLPFQEAPQVRSNPDGTFSVLSVYKYTPSGGTANETVSCQVDHDSRNVPWVKMTRLQFHKRPSVTVTSQVLGQNKEQLLTCRLDGHYPDDIVVTWMKNGKALNKSELKGDGTYVTTESILLTSFNEKDNFACLVEQEGFKDPLTKIIPIEMEGGNSQSAITALSVVVGVLLILVLTLLCVVFLLIKRNALVF; this is encoded by the exons atgcctctcaagaagattgttgcCTCAGATagtgctgcaaagaaaaaaaaggaagccaTGGCTGTTGAAATTAAGAATGAAATCATAGATAAATATGAGCGTGGTGTAAGAGTGACGGAAGCCTTCCTGAATCAGAGGGGGACTCTTCTTCCCCACAGTAACCCGTTTCCTCCTCCCCACCTCCCTATCGTCTCCATCAAGCCAGCCAGGACTCTTCATAAAG TGGTGGCAGGTAAATTTCAGTTCTCCATCCCACACCCTGAGGTCGCAGCACCCCAACATTCAGATGTGCTTCTGCCCTGCATTTTTGCAAATTCTCGGATTGAACTCAAAGATGTGCTGATTGTGTGGAGACATGATGATGCTGAGCTGATTAAGTTTGACGCTGGACAGATGAACCCCACATCCAGAAGGGTACAGCTGTTTGTAAATGAGATAGAGAGGGGCAATGCCAGTCTGCTGCTAAAGGATGTGATTATTAGCGATGAAGGGCAGTATGAGTGCGGTGTTGTCGAAGCACCGAATGAAGAATATGGCAGCATCAAGTTTAAAGTAACAG tTGCCCCTCAAGTTATTCTGAACGCTTCACTTTTTGTGATGGATCAGCCTGGCATGCTGGAGTGCCATGCTGAGGGCTTCTATCCAAGAGACATCTCTATTAAGTGGTTCAGAGGTGCAACAAGCCTCCCCTTTCAAGAAGCTCCTCAAGTGCGGAGCAATCCTGACGGCACGTTCAGTGTGCTGAGCGTTTATAAGTACACTCCTTCTGGTGGGACAGCGAATGAAACCGTCTCCTGTCAGGTAGACCACGATTCTCGAAATGTGCCCTGGGTGAAGATGACTCGCCTCCAGTTTCACA AGCGCCCTTCAGTGACAGTGACATCCCAAGTGCTGGGGCAGAACAAGGAGCAACTGTTGACCTGTCGCCTGGATGGACACTACCCGGATGACATTGTGGTAACctggatgaaaaatggaaaggctttAAATAAATCCGAGCTGAAGGGTGACGGCACATATGTAACCACAGAGTCAATTTTGCTGACCTCCTTCAATGAGAAAGATAATTTCGCCTGCTTGGTGGAACAGGAAGGATTTAAAGACCCCCTTACCAAAATCATTCCCATCGAGATGGAAG GAGGCAACTCCCAGAGCGCCATTACAGCTTTGTCCGTTGTTGTAGGAGTCCTGCTCATTTTGGTCCTGACTTTGCTGTGTGTTGTCTTTCTACTTATAAAGAGAA